The Pseudarthrobacter defluvii DNA window TGCGCGGCGTCCACCAGCTGGCGTGCCGATTCGTCCCAGCTGAACTCTGCCGCCTGGGCAAGGGCACGGCCCGACATTTCCTGCCAGTGGCGGTCGTCCTTCAGCTGGCCCACCGCATCGGCGAACTGCCCGGGGGACTCCGGGTCCACATAGATCGCCGCATCGGCGCCTACTTCCCGGAAGATCGGAATATCGCTGGCAATCACCGGGGTGCCAACGGCCATGGCCTCCACCAGGGGAAGCCCGTACCCCTCGGCCCTGGACAGGCTCACCAGTGCAGTGGCCCGCCGCAGCAGCGCGTCATACTCCTCATCCGTCACGCCGTTGTGGAACACCACGGACGCGCCCGGCGGGACGATCCGTTCCAGTTCTGCACGCCGCTGGGAGGTAATCCGGCTGAGTAAGTGCAGGGTGTAGCCAGGCAGCCCGGCCATGCCGGCCACCATTGTTTCCACGTTCTTGTACGGCATGAACGATCCCATGTAGATGATCGTCCTGTCCGCTCCGTCGTCCGGGTTGCGGGACTCCTGGGCGGGTTGCGGGGCGTTGGCGATGATGCGCACCGGCCGGCTTGTCAGCCGGTACTTGGCCATCAGCGCTTCGGTGGTCCGGCTGATGGTGGCCACAATGTCGGCCCGGTTGAGGAGGAGACGCTGCGGCCAGAAGGCCTTGTGGTACAGCCGCCAGAGCAGGCGAACGGGCGCCGGCAGGAAACCAGGGGGAGTGGGGTGCTCGTAGTAGATCAGGTCATGCAGGGTCAGGATCAGCCCGTACTTGCGGCCCCAGGTGCCCATGGTCTGCATGGGGCACACCACCACGTCCGCCCCGATGCCGTTCACCGTCCGCGCGATGAACAGTTCCCGGGGGGAGAGCGGGCTGCTGATCAGCGTGTAAGGAA harbors:
- a CDS encoding glycosyltransferase family 4 protein; its protein translation is MKIVIDARFTRTDHHDGISRYGASLIAATAKIADVSMLVSDVRQLALLPDVPYTLISSPLSPRELFIARTVNGIGADVVVCPMQTMGTWGRKYGLILTLHDLIYYEHPTPPGFLPAPVRLLWRLYHKAFWPQRLLLNRADIVATISRTTEALMAKYRLTSRPVRIIANAPQPAQESRNPDDGADRTIIYMGSFMPYKNVETMVAGMAGLPGYTLHLLSRITSQRRAELERIVPPGASVVFHNGVTDEEYDALLRRATALVSLSRAEGYGLPLVEAMAVGTPVIASDIPIFREVGADAAIYVDPESPGQFADAVGQLKDDRHWQEMSGRALAQAAEFSWDESARQLVDAAHEVVAKRNRA